A window of Chitinophaga sp. MM2321 contains these coding sequences:
- the agaR gene encoding transcriptional repressor AgaR, whose amino-acid sequence MDLKKVTSTVERRMLILEKLDAEGQLDVTSLSKDLSVSEVTIRNDLNWLENKNMLIRARGGAIKAERVGAEFSLSEKNKLHYQEKLRIGKAAASLVENGDTIILDSGTTTLEINNNLSNIESLTVITNALNIANRLVEHEHVNVIVPGGLLRKNSLSLVGATAEESFKNYFCDKLFLAVDGFSTLHGLSTPNVEEAHLNRVMISIAKQVIVVTDSSKFYKRSFAFIAPITDIDIVVTDPGIPEEDKKRLETAGIKVIIV is encoded by the coding sequence ATGGATTTGAAAAAAGTAACTTCCACCGTTGAACGCCGTATGTTGATCCTCGAAAAATTAGATGCTGAAGGACAACTCGATGTAACTTCTTTAAGTAAAGATCTAAGCGTAAGCGAGGTAACCATTCGCAATGACCTGAACTGGCTGGAGAATAAAAACATGCTGATCAGGGCCCGCGGTGGCGCCATAAAAGCAGAACGCGTAGGCGCTGAATTTTCCCTGTCTGAAAAAAATAAACTTCATTACCAGGAAAAACTGCGGATCGGTAAAGCAGCGGCATCCCTCGTAGAAAACGGCGATACCATTATACTCGACTCCGGTACAACGACCCTTGAAATCAATAACAACCTTTCCAATATTGAATCATTAACAGTAATCACCAACGCACTCAATATTGCTAACCGGTTAGTAGAACATGAACATGTGAATGTGATCGTTCCCGGCGGACTATTAAGAAAAAATTCGTTGTCGCTTGTTGGTGCTACTGCGGAAGAAAGCTTTAAAAACTATTTCTGCGATAAACTATTCCTTGCAGTGGACGGCTTCAGCACCTTACACGGCCTGTCTACCCCCAATGTAGAAGAAGCACATCTAAACAGGGTGATGATCTCTATTGCCAAACAGGTAATTGTAGTAACTGATTCCAGTAAGTTTTACAAAAGAAGCTTCGCTTTTATTGCGCCGATAACAGATATAGATATTGTCGTAACAGATCCAGGTATTCCGGAAGAAGATAAAAAACGGCTGGAAACAGCGGGGATTAAGGTGATCATTGTTTAG
- a CDS encoding RagB/SusD family nutrient uptake outer membrane protein, whose product MSYRNLMAIMVIVLIGSCFSSCKKFLESNPVSQVSEDNFYKTEADFRQAVVGAYSAFSQVYHGNSYYCLLVDLRADNTTELTAGGDGNDAKRNIDEFLEVPDNEHLTAFWQNSYILISRVNNIISRIDASAIDDQFKQQYASESKVLRALAYFNLVRLFGDVPLVTSPITDIDGSYKIGRTPVADVYTQIIKDLTEAAAALPPSYDDATIGKATLGAAQSLLGIVYLTQKNYPAAVAEFKKVVDAKTFSLLPVYADLFKAGQQGNKEAIWQVQFKTGTSGLGSNFPNHFAPTGSEGITIPSGGAYGFNQPTEDIANAYTTGDVRRNNIADGYTKDGAFVAAKYIRGYVDRETGGGYQDSGADWYVLRYADILLMYAEALNEADKAPGNEAYRCINLVRERAGLGDLSGLNYTTFKAAVYNEERLESPFEGHRWFDLLRTDRGMEVMNAKVSQGAGSSSVGISKPIQKFQLLYPIPAIVVSTSGAAVIKQNDGY is encoded by the coding sequence ATGAGTTACAGGAACCTGATGGCAATAATGGTTATCGTCTTGATTGGCTCATGCTTTTCTTCCTGCAAGAAATTTCTTGAATCCAACCCGGTTTCGCAAGTAAGCGAAGATAATTTCTATAAAACGGAAGCGGATTTTCGCCAGGCGGTTGTAGGAGCATATTCGGCTTTTTCGCAGGTATATCATGGGAACAGCTATTACTGTCTGCTTGTAGACCTTAGAGCTGATAATACAACGGAACTAACTGCAGGTGGCGACGGAAACGACGCGAAAAGGAATATCGACGAATTCCTGGAAGTGCCGGACAATGAGCATCTGACCGCATTCTGGCAAAACAGTTATATACTGATCAGCAGGGTTAACAATATCATCAGCCGTATTGATGCTTCCGCTATTGACGACCAGTTCAAGCAACAATATGCCAGCGAGTCAAAAGTACTGAGGGCATTGGCTTACTTCAATCTCGTTCGCCTGTTCGGCGATGTGCCGCTGGTTACATCACCCATCACTGATATTGATGGCAGCTATAAAATTGGTCGCACGCCGGTTGCTGACGTGTACACACAAATTATAAAGGACCTGACAGAGGCCGCGGCCGCACTGCCACCTTCATATGATGATGCCACTATCGGTAAGGCAACCCTGGGCGCAGCTCAGAGCCTGCTGGGCATTGTGTACCTCACACAGAAAAACTACCCGGCAGCTGTAGCTGAATTTAAGAAAGTAGTAGATGCAAAGACATTTAGCTTGTTGCCGGTATATGCAGATCTGTTTAAAGCTGGTCAGCAAGGTAATAAAGAAGCGATCTGGCAGGTGCAGTTTAAAACCGGAACGTCAGGTCTGGGTTCAAATTTCCCCAACCACTTTGCACCAACAGGTTCTGAAGGAATTACGATTCCTTCCGGTGGTGCCTACGGTTTTAATCAGCCAACCGAAGATATCGCCAACGCCTATACGACCGGCGATGTACGCAGAAATAATATTGCCGATGGTTATACAAAGGACGGTGCCTTTGTAGCGGCAAAATATATCAGGGGTTATGTGGACCGCGAAACAGGCGGTGGCTACCAGGATTCCGGTGCTGACTGGTATGTATTGCGCTACGCAGATATTCTGCTGATGTATGCAGAAGCTCTGAATGAAGCAGACAAAGCACCCGGTAATGAAGCCTACAGATGCATCAACCTGGTAAGGGAAAGAGCTGGATTAGGAGATTTGAGCGGCCTCAATTATACCACATTCAAAGCAGCTGTTTACAACGAAGAAAGACTGGAGTCTCCTTTTGAAGGACACCGTTGGTTTGATTTGCTCAGAACAGACCGCGGTATGGAAGTGATGAACGCCAAAGTATCACAGGGCGCAGGTTCATCATCAGTAGGTATTTCAAAACCAATTCAGAAATTTCAATTACTGTATCCCATCCCGGCCATCGTTGTGTCTACCAGTGGTGCGGCCGTTATTAAACAAAATGACGGTTATTAA
- a CDS encoding TonB-dependent receptor: MRKTSSLYSPGSSSIRCRNAKGVLFCCLFLFLIPLHFRANAQTAQSTDLITVKGQVTETGTNAPLPGVSVQVKGTKTGTATDNAGAFTIHAPASGSLLFSYVGYGTVEVKVNNNHTINTALEKGSSALNTVVVVGYGTQTKKDITGSVVSVGAKQLQDRAVLSFSEALTGQVAGVQVQQTSAAPGGGISLKIRGTGSITAGNSPLYVVDGVPLDNSVNTAAAQGGDIGDQSPVNPLAAINPGDIQSIDILKDAAATAIYGSRGSNGVVLITTKQGVAGKSQINFSASVGWQDIAKKVPVMTNEEYSQRQIDARNMDWVHAGGNANDPNSVRNSPAYKIAEEFKNPGSLPTTNWSDLLFRKALTQNYQLSSSGGTENLKYYISGNYQNQDGIIINSGYKKYAFRSNIDAKVSNRVRVGLRLAPSYTSNNIAIAGGIADYGAIATTVLSTPSLYPTHNADGSYATAYTLHFDDGTTQAINYNNPLAFGKGIQNTMNQFSTVGSIFAEVDVAKNLTFKTSINTDVNIFNNNRFSPSYITVNPSAGRSYSATNVSWINENTLTYNNTFGKHNLNVLAGVTEQKSTFNSTAVNANSFPNDLVPTLNAGIVTGGSSLKSQWTLLSLLGRVNYNYDQKYLVTATFRRDGSSRFGANNKWGAFPSASLGWRIGQEEFMRPLKAVSELKIRASYGLIGNNQIPDYAAIGLINSYNYILGVGDGNVANGLAVSNLGNPDLGWEQAKEFDLGLDLGLFENRINLTVDYYNKLTSNLLLNVPVPLMTGFETYLRNLGALRNKGLEIGLETRNIAKQQFTWTTNINVSFNSNNVESLGPNSTPIIVANRAQENSLTHITQVGSTLGSYYGYIFDGIFQTQSEIDKSAHLPGTYAGDAKFRDLNNDGVINDQDKTIIGNNIPKVTYGINNSLTYRNFDLGILLQGVQGADVINLMKRSNYYQVGAEFKDYWKSPEQPGDGKTFQPGLSANNRTISSWLIEDASFLRIKNVTFGYRFNKVLSGTFVKSARVFLNVQNLWTFTRYSGYNPEVNTTEGDPWISSALTPGIDYGTYPVARTIAFGLNVGF, encoded by the coding sequence ATGAGAAAAACATCATCTCTATACAGTCCGGGATCGTCCAGCATACGCTGTAGAAATGCGAAAGGCGTTCTTTTTTGCTGCCTGTTCCTGTTTCTTATTCCGCTTCATTTCCGGGCTAACGCGCAAACTGCCCAAAGCACCGACCTTATAACAGTAAAAGGACAGGTGACGGAAACAGGCACCAATGCTCCTTTACCTGGCGTGTCTGTACAGGTAAAAGGTACTAAAACCGGTACTGCTACAGATAACGCCGGCGCTTTTACCATCCACGCACCTGCCAGCGGCAGCCTCCTGTTCTCTTATGTAGGATATGGTACGGTTGAAGTAAAGGTGAATAACAACCACACCATTAATACCGCACTGGAAAAAGGCAGCTCCGCGCTGAACACGGTAGTGGTAGTGGGTTACGGCACACAAACGAAAAAAGATATTACCGGCTCGGTCGTTTCTGTTGGTGCAAAACAATTGCAGGACAGGGCTGTACTGTCTTTCAGTGAAGCACTGACCGGTCAGGTGGCCGGTGTGCAGGTGCAACAAACATCTGCGGCACCCGGCGGTGGTATCTCTTTAAAAATAAGAGGTACCGGTTCCATCACTGCCGGTAATTCCCCCTTGTATGTTGTAGACGGTGTACCACTGGATAATTCCGTGAATACAGCAGCTGCACAGGGAGGTGATATCGGTGACCAGTCGCCGGTAAACCCGCTGGCAGCCATAAACCCCGGCGATATACAATCAATAGACATCCTGAAAGATGCTGCTGCTACTGCCATCTACGGCTCCAGAGGCTCTAACGGCGTAGTACTGATTACCACCAAACAAGGTGTTGCCGGTAAATCGCAGATAAATTTCAGCGCAAGTGTTGGCTGGCAGGACATCGCCAAGAAAGTACCTGTCATGACAAACGAAGAATATTCCCAGCGGCAGATTGATGCGCGGAATATGGACTGGGTACACGCAGGCGGTAATGCCAATGATCCTAATAGTGTCAGGAACAGTCCGGCCTATAAGATCGCAGAAGAATTTAAGAATCCCGGATCACTGCCTACCACCAACTGGTCCGACCTGCTTTTCAGAAAAGCACTTACGCAAAACTACCAGCTGTCTTCTTCCGGCGGTACAGAAAATCTTAAATATTATATTTCAGGTAACTACCAGAACCAGGATGGTATTATTATTAACTCCGGTTATAAGAAATATGCTTTCAGAAGTAATATAGATGCCAAAGTATCCAACAGGGTACGTGTTGGCCTGCGCCTGGCGCCTTCCTATACCAGTAATAATATTGCTATCGCAGGCGGTATCGCTGATTATGGCGCGATTGCTACAACGGTGTTATCAACACCTTCCCTGTATCCGACACATAATGCAGATGGCAGCTACGCTACCGCCTATACGCTGCATTTTGATGACGGTACTACACAGGCCATCAACTACAACAACCCACTGGCATTTGGAAAAGGGATACAGAATACCATGAACCAGTTTAGTACCGTGGGAAGTATTTTTGCCGAAGTTGATGTTGCTAAAAACCTGACATTTAAAACCAGTATCAACACAGATGTAAATATTTTCAACAACAACAGGTTTTCTCCTTCTTACATTACGGTAAACCCGTCAGCAGGACGTTCCTATTCTGCTACCAATGTCAGCTGGATCAACGAGAATACGTTAACCTACAACAATACTTTCGGTAAGCACAACCTGAATGTACTGGCGGGCGTGACAGAACAGAAATCCACTTTCAATTCAACCGCAGTGAATGCCAATTCCTTTCCGAACGATCTGGTACCTACTTTGAATGCGGGTATCGTAACGGGCGGTAGTTCTTTAAAATCGCAATGGACGCTGCTGTCACTGTTAGGAAGGGTTAACTATAACTATGATCAGAAATACCTGGTAACAGCTACCTTCAGAAGGGACGGTTCCTCCAGGTTCGGTGCCAACAACAAATGGGGTGCATTTCCTTCCGCTTCATTAGGCTGGCGCATTGGTCAGGAAGAATTTATGAGGCCCCTGAAAGCTGTGAGCGAATTGAAGATCAGAGCCAGTTATGGCCTTATTGGTAACAACCAGATTCCTGATTATGCCGCCATCGGTTTGATCAATTCCTATAACTATATCCTCGGCGTAGGCGATGGTAATGTGGCAAACGGCCTGGCCGTGAGCAACCTCGGTAATCCGGACCTGGGCTGGGAACAAGCGAAGGAGTTTGATCTGGGACTCGATCTGGGACTGTTTGAAAACAGGATCAACCTGACCGTGGATTACTACAATAAACTGACCTCTAACCTGCTGCTCAATGTACCGGTGCCACTGATGACGGGTTTTGAAACCTATCTGAGGAACCTGGGCGCACTCCGTAACAAAGGTCTGGAGATAGGTCTGGAAACAAGGAATATTGCCAAGCAGCAATTTACCTGGACCACCAATATCAACGTATCTTTTAACAGCAATAACGTAGAATCCCTGGGGCCGAACAGTACGCCGATCATTGTGGCTAACCGGGCACAGGAAAACTCCCTGACCCATATTACCCAGGTAGGAAGCACACTGGGTAGTTATTACGGTTATATTTTTGATGGCATTTTTCAAACACAAAGTGAAATTGATAAATCAGCGCATCTTCCGGGTACTTATGCAGGCGATGCAAAGTTCCGTGATCTCAACAACGATGGTGTGATTAATGACCAGGATAAAACCATCATCGGTAACAACATTCCTAAAGTTACCTACGGTATCAACAACAGTCTTACTTACCGGAATTTTGATCTTGGCATTTTATTGCAAGGCGTGCAAGGTGCAGATGTGATTAACCTGATGAAACGTAGCAACTACTACCAGGTTGGGGCTGAATTTAAGGACTACTGGAAATCACCTGAGCAACCCGGTGATGGAAAAACCTTTCAACCGGGTCTCTCTGCCAATAACCGTACAATTTCTTCCTGGCTGATAGAAGATGCTTCTTTCTTAAGGATCAAGAACGTCACATTCGGCTACCGGTTTAATAAAGTGTTGTCCGGTACTTTCGTTAAAAGTGCCAGGGTGTTCCTGAACGTTCAAAACCTATGGACTTTTACCAGGTATAGTGGTTACAATCCGGAAGTAAATACAACAGAAGGCGATCCCTGGATATCTTCTGCACTCACACCCGGAATAGATTACGGCACCTATCCGGTTGCCCGTACCATTGCTTTTGGCCTTAATGTCGGTTTCTAA